CAAACTGGTCCATACAGACAGACATTGCGCATAGCGAGGGGAGCCACACACCCTGGGGTGTATGAGTAACATCGGCACCGATAATCATGGAACGAGGCCTCAGAGTTGCCTCCTTAATCTTGGGAATAGCGCGAGCAGTGGTGCCTCCGAGTTTAGCATTGATTTTCATCAATACGTTGGAGACGTATTGCGGGTTCTTCTTGACCACATGTGCAGACTGAAGAACCTGGGATGGGACTCCCCAACGGCAATCACAGGATTTCTTGATCCGAGCATAGGTAAATGAATTTTTGTCGGGGACAATAACAACGAGGAGCTGTGGGTCTTTCTGGAAGTTGATACCGGTTGCGTTGTAAAGCTTCTTAACAGCCTCACCAATGTCTTCCCTTAGTTCAACAAGAACAGGTTTGACTTCAAATCCGCCTCCATGACCAACATATGTACTGTTCAAGAGGTCCACAAATTCTCTGACTTGCTTTTCGTCGATAACGTTGCGCCTGCCAGGGAAGTACCCAACACCCCAGGAAATAATGGGTGCCTTGTTGGGTTGATAGAATTTTTTCCCTCTTAGATCCCAGCGTCCGGAGGTACCTGGGCTGACGCGTTGCTTTTTGCCGAATTCGATATCGGGGGCAGGGAGAAGACGTGCCTTTGTACGAATCATTGTATCACCGACCTGGAATCCAAAGGCTTTCAAGACGGGGTCATTGGGGTGGTTGAGCATTCTCTTGGAATTCTCGACAGATCTCAGGCGATCTGCcggacgagcagcagcataTTTGATCATGTTCGATGTTTGGTATTCATTGAGTTTCCACAAGTAACGGTTCAGACCATGAATGGTCAGGAGTTCCAGTGGGTAAACGACGCCTTTCTTGGTCAGCTCCACCAAAGGAAGATCCCAGTGGTCCAGGGTAAGATTGTATTTTCTCTTGAAGTATGCTTCAATGCTCATTTGCTCGGATGTTCCAGTTGCAGGGTCCCTGACATCGATCTTCCATTCCCTTGCGTTGCAGTTGACGAGGCCCCTGACCGTGAAATCAGTTCCTGCAACGGGACAGCCTGGGTAATGTGGCCGGACTTGAAGCTTTGCGATACGACGAGAAACTTCGTGGAAGTGAGGACTCTCGCGTCGGCCACCTTCCTGAGGAATGTGCCGCAAAAGGTGTATGAGATGTTGGGGATCGCGCGCATCTATGATTGCCTGTGTGGCACCCATGAGAGAAGTACGAGCCCAAAAGCATGAGTTCGAAACGTCTATATTGACGATGAGGGATCGGCCCTAAGTCAACTTTAGTTAGATCTATCTGATCATATTTTGTAACAGGCACTTACCGAAGCTGGTTTCAGGGCTTGGTAAACACCCTTGAAGGCTAGCACGCCGCCACCGATGTCTCTGTTTTCCCCATTGGGGTTAAAGTAAGACCGCTTGATTGCGAGGAACTGGTTGGCAGGGTGCTCGCGTACGAGGTGGTCCAAGAAAGctgatataattattagcaAGACACTGGGTTTCGGGGTGGAGCAAACTACTTACACATTGATTCGTTAATGGCATCCGTATAGGATGTCTCACCAGTCAACCAGGAGTGCAAAACCGCCATGTTCACGGTTTTTGTTGGGCGGACGACTAAACGGAACTCATTGCGGGTTTTCCCCGGGGGTCTGTTCTGTTCGGCGTCGAGGTCAACCATGACATTGATGTCTTTTGGGTAATTATTGAGACTCCTGTATATCCAATCAGTGTATGTCCGAGGGTATTGTGGGGGGCACTTACCAAGCAAGGCTGAACCCATCATAGATGATGCCCTTTAGACGCTCCTTTCTGGCCTTGGAATCCCAAACtttcttgttgatgatgcttTTCTCCGCACCGGTTCCAATTAGGACCTAAGTCAAGTTAGCATAAGGGTCTCTCGATAGACCACGCTTAGGTGATTCGGGGCGTATCAGTACTCACACTATACTGGTACACCGTCTTGGTTGGGAATGAAGTAACTTTGTATGAGTTCATCTGGAcctcgatttccttgccAGTTGAATTGAAGCCAGGGCGAGCAACGAATTCGACAGGAACGGCGTACTTTGATTCGGCGTTAGCATCACGAAGACGAAGGTGACGAAGACCGCCCTCAAGCTTGTTGATCTGATCGAGGTTCTCCATGGTAAAGACTATGAAGAAAGGGCAGTGGTTTGAAAGGGGAAAACGATGGATATTCCTGAGAAAGTGgaaggagaatggatggGAATCTTGGGGGTGCTGGGTAGATCGAGAAACAGGAGAAATCCCAAAAGGCCAGAGGGAAAGGGGGGTTTAAATATTAGAGCTAGCTTCAGTGGGGTGGACAATGATTGAAGACATGCATGAATACAAACAGCACCACCAGACAAGTTCGAGTGACGGCTTTGTACATGGAATGGGTTGGTGAAGCCCCATATGCAATGCCGGTGCCGTTTGAAGGATGACAAGGTGAAGCTAAGAGAGAATTCAACCTGGACATGACCCAGGAGACCAATAAAGCGAAACATGAGAAGGAAGTGGCAATGTACAATCAATAAATGGGTGATTTGGCCAATTCCAGGGCACAGTTAATTGCGTGGACACGttttgaagaagttgataTTTGGTTCTAGCAGTAGACAAACGCCCACTTACCAAATGGTTAATGGAAAATGCTCCACAGGGCAGATCGACTCTCCGACATATGTCGGTAGCAAGTCGAGGCCGGTCTAAAGCCGGATCCCTACCACGTGCTCCGGTCTGCGACATGGTTGCTATTTAGTTGGGTGTTACTGGTTTTCGAGAGATATTATTTTGAAGATGTCGACGACGGGAAAGACGCTGTCGAAAAGACAGACGGATTGAGGGAGACTAGGATGTGTTTTGATGAAGGAGGGGGTCGAGGACTCGAGAAGAGGTCTTAGCGAGAGAGGAGttgtgttggtgttgaagttgaagttggaaaagaagaaggtggtggaagtggaCGGGCGAGAACTCGGCAGGAGACGAGATctggggagggagagagaagaagaaggagggaaagggcGAGCGAAAAGGGCGTATTTATACCCCCTTCCGAACTGGGAAAGTAGCAAGTGAGGCGAGAGTTGAGGTGAGATGAGAGCTGGAGTCCTCGTCTCAGAGACACACAGATATACTGACGAACACTCGATTAGGGGTATCTCGCTGCGGAGAAAGACGATACgaaggggagaaggagatgaagagacgaggaaaagaagagggaagaatcggagttggtgttgacaaGCAGTTTGTGGGCAATACATTGGATGCGCCCATTTCTCTACGCGTCGCCCACAGCTACAGGATCGAACTCAGTCGACGGGGTTCCTTTTTTGGATCAATTCTCCAAATTCCCTCACTCTCACACGATATACCCTCATAAGCGAAATTTCGATCACGAGAACGTTTCTGCCCGACTGTTTTGCGGAATGTGGTTGACTCCCCGAGTCACAACTGGCCTCGAAGAAGGGATTGGGAAAAAGACAGAGATGGAAGACAACATGGGGCAAAATGCCTTGGGACCTGGACATTGGATGTTGATTCCTAAGTCGCGGAGACGAGGCTTTTACTGCAGCAGTGGTGTGGTTCAGTGCAAATTCCCAAGATGCTAGTTCGGTTATTTCCAATTCTTCCTAATCCGAGTTTCAAGTAAACAAAAGCAGACAAGTGAGAGCGTAATACGTATCGACTAGTTGAGTGTTTTCAGAAAGAGCTGTAGATAAATGTCGCCCTTCAAGAGCACGAGACGAGAGATGCACTGATTGGGTACGAAAATGCATCGAAGAAACGCAGTTAGGAAGTTTTTTTtgttggctggggaggaggccTACCTATCTTAACCCTGGCGTATGCAAAAACCGACAACGCGAATCCAACTCGACCTAAAGCACGGCAGTCTCAAGATCATATATAGTGGAAGACAGCGCCCAACTAGAGTTTCGTCGGGCTGAGGCCGAAAcagaaataaataaataaaatacaaTATAAAGACAGATTCTACGCCGGTGGTGCCGAGGCAGCGACACTCTTCAAGAGCAAAGAGCGGCCATGCGTCATGTTAAACAGCACATACCCGTTCCGGCCGCTGCAACGGCCAGGGCAACCTTGGCGCGCAATGCTTTGCGTTTGAGCCAAATGCTGCAGGGTCGGCTGTTTGTGCGCACAAACAACCTGACCGATGTATAATTTCCCCCAGCCGCGGCTGCTAGCCTCGGTGAAATGCTGGGGTTGGGCATCGGGCTAGATGCTTGTGCGTAGGAAAGAAAGTCTGCCGTTTGGGAGGACCCTAGATCCATACCGAAGGCATTTCATGCAGAGTCTTGTTCGGGCGCCGTATAATTCTGGTTCAAGCACCAAGCGTGGGTTTAGGGATATCGCCGGGAGAATTTGTGAGGATTGCCACGGATTCGTTGGTAACGAGGTTTATGGACGTTCGCTCGGGCCAATGCCGCCACCCGGATACGGGGACTGACAATAAAGCTAAGTGTCAAACGGATCATGCAGATGACGATGGCCTGCACCTGAAGCACGAATTTCTGTGGACTTTAGCGATCGCGTAGCTCAAACGAGGTAGAAGGACACTCGGGGCTGGAAGCCTTGATCAGTGCGCGCGCGGGTGCCAAGTTGCTAACTGGGCTTTTTAGGGCTAATTATACTGGCGGTCCGGACCGGGATCCCAAAAATGGTCGACCTTTCGACCAAACATAGCATCCATAGGATTCTGTCcataaaaaaatagtaaagCTAAAAAGGATCTTCTTTTTGGAGAAGACATGAAGAATAAGAGAGGAGGTGTGAGAGGGAGTGTTACTGGCGGAGTGACGGAAATATGCTAATTATCTAATCACCGAAAATGGCGACTTGAGCTACTCTTGTTTCTTCATGCCGCCAGCGTATTGtcggggagaagagggaggtgaaTGAACTAAAATTTGGGGCTGTCATGGAATCTTTGGTTATTTCGTTGCACGTCGCAATTCCCAATTCCGAGGTAATGCCCCCCAGCCGCCAGAAGGGAATACAGACGTCAATGAAGAAGTGACTGGATtaaagaagcagaaagtcGGACAGAGTGGAGCAGAAGTCTGAAGTTGGAGCCTTGGAGGGACATCGAAATGGACCTGAGCTGGCCGTTGCGCCTGGAAATTTCAAGCCTCCAACACAAAGCAGCGTAGTGCGTTTGCCGATGTAAACAAACATCCCGACACCACATGCAGATTGAGGCTGTGCGTCTCATGAGTGCCCCGAGTCAACAATCGAAATCTGTATTTGGCGCATAGCGCGCGGAAAGCACAGGAGAGCTGGGTCCATGTACCAGGCTTACGTGGAGAGAGGattaattagatttattgATTTGATATCTATCTTTTTCTGGTATCTCAGTTTCCCAATTCTGTTCAACTCGTAGCTAGTATGTGAACAGACCCAAAAAGGAGTTTTCTGATCAGAGGTTCCCCTTGAAAGCGCCCGCAAAGCAAGAAGAAACGCCGAGCTACccataaaaaaaaaatgcaaTCTCCGCCGATTGACGAGTACACACATCAAACCACGCCAATTAAATAGAATTCCGTCGGATCAttgcgaggagaggagggaggggaagataGGTCCTCATGAAATGCGTATATGACGTATATGCTTATAATATCGATAAATGCTGTAGCAAACTAACGGTACGCCCCTGTATATCCTAGTTAGTCGACCTGCAAAACTTGAAGAGATCGTGAAAAAGTAAGAGACATACCGGAGAATTGTTGCCCTCCTATAGTCGTTTGCCCTGTCCCGAGCCCACGCGCAGATTGAGGTAAGGGTATTTGCGAGATAGAAGCTGGCATGTCCAGTCGGCGGATAAGGTCGACCATCTTGTCTGCCGAGAAGCGGCCAGCGGTGTAGGTTGAAGCCGCGGGAATAACACTGAGTAGATATACAATATCGCGAGGTAATGGAGCGGGCGAGCCCTGAGATCGGTATTGCGACCCACTTGTTGGAACTTGGAGCGTCGGCTGCGTTCGCTTTTGCTGATCCAATTGTCGTCTCTGTGTTGTTTTTAGGGGCGACTCGCCCCGAACAAATTTGCGAGGCCGCGAAATATCATCATCGAAATCCTCTAGCGGTCTCTTGGGTGAATGAGTGACTGAATGATCCTGAGGTCTTGATGTAGGAGTGCCGTGG
The nucleotide sequence above comes from Aspergillus puulaauensis MK2 DNA, chromosome 3, nearly complete sequence. Encoded proteins:
- a CDS encoding putative eukaryotic translation initiation factor eIF-2C4 (COG:J;~EggNog:ENOG410PISF;~InterPro:IPR012337,IPR032474,IPR036397,IPR032472, IPR032473,IPR036085,IPR003100,IPR003165,IPR014811;~PFAM:PF16487,PF02171,PF16486,PF02170,PF08699, PF16488;~go_function: GO:0003676 - nucleic acid binding [Evidence IEA];~go_function: GO:0005515 - protein binding [Evidence IEA]), producing MENLDQINKLEGGLRHLRLRDANAESKYAVPVEFVARPGFNSTGKEIEVQMNSYKVTSFPTKTVYQYSVLIGTGAEKSIINKKVWDSKARKERLKGIIYDGFSLAWSLNNYPKDINVMVDLDAEQNRPPGKTRNEFRLVVRPTKTVNMAVLHSWLTGETSYTDAINESMSFLDHLVREHPANQFLAIKRSYFNPNGENRDIGGGVLAFKGVYQALKPASGRSLIVNIDVSNSCFWARTSLMGATQAIIDARDPQHLIHLLRHIPQEGGRRESPHFHEVSRRIAKLQVRPHYPGCPVAGTDFTVRGLVNCNAREWKIDVRDPATGTSEQMSIEAYFKRKYNLTLDHWDLPLVELTKKGVVYPLELLTIHGLNRYLWKLNEYQTSNMIKYAAARPADRLRSVENSKRMLNHPNDPVLKAFGFQVGDTMIRTKARLLPAPDIEFGKKQRVSPGTSGRWDLRGKKFYQPNKAPIISWGVGYFPGRRNVIDEKQVREFVDLLNSTYVGHGGGFEVKPVLVELREDIGEAVKKLYNATGINFQKDPQLLVVIVPDKNSFTYARIKKSCDCRWGVPSQVLQSAHVVKKNPQYVSNVLMKINAKLGGTTARAIPKIKEATLRPRSMIIGADVTHTPQGVWLPSLCAMSVCMDQFGGRYWGACEANGEKAEMIARTNLEAMLTPLLREWMSTVGGGRPPDNVYYFRDGVSEGEFEHVLQREVQDMKSVFMQLTQDQWEGKLTVVIANKRHHFRAFPRPNDRNAADKNGNPLPGTLIARDVTSPDNWDFLLYSHIALQGTSRPVYYHVILDEMKHRPQELENMIYDHCYQYMRSTTSVSLFPAVYYAHLIATRARHHDNAPASSGPQSGPEVPLNNPKPEKPVIDQRLLPIHGTNNRLPFGMWYI